The following is a genomic window from Thermodesulfobacteriota bacterium.
GGGCGCTATCCCTTTATCAGTTTCCTGTTCGGCTTAAGCGGGTTACTTATGATTATGTGCCCGGCTATGGTGGGCTCGGACTTGCCCTCGATCATGATCCGTACCGTGTCTATGGACGGGAAGTTCAAGGTGAGGGTGTTTACGAGCGAGTAGACGGTCTGCAGTTCGGCCGACGAGCCGCCGAAGTGGTTATCGATAATCTCCCGGCTCAAGTCAACCACCGCCGTCCTCTTCCGCACCTTGAGCGAGAGAAGTTTTACCCCCTCGGGTATGGTCTCGATGATGCCGTCTCTTCCACTCACCGGCCCTTTAAGGAGCGCCTCCACGGCCCTTTTGAGCTCGGCCTCCACCGTGCCCTTCCTGATGCCGCTCTTCTCGGCGATAAGCTCCTTGCCCTCGTAGTCGCCGAAAAAGAGTTTTATGGTGCGGGACGCGGGTTTCTTTACTGCGGGTTTTTCCCCCGTCTTTTCTGTCTTTTCCGTCTTCGCCGTGGCGACGGTCTTTTTCGGGGTGGAGTCCGGAGTGGAGTTCGGGGCCGTGGGGGAGAACAACCTGTCACCGAAGTATATCATAAAGAGCGCTCCGGCGGCGAAGGTCACAAGGGTTGCGATTACTACGGAGAGTGGCAGTGGAGAGGGGAGGCGGGACCCCTTCTTCCTTTTCTTCAGTTTTCTCTTCTTTTTCGGGGGCACCTCAGGAGTCTCCGAGCCTTACAAGCTCGGCCGAGACGAGTCCGTCGCCGAAGAACCTCTTTCCCACCGTCGCGAAGCGCTCCGGCGAGTCGGTTACGAAGAACTCCGGAGGCGCGGCGGGGAAGGCGGGGTCGGCGTCTCTCACGAGCCCTTTCTCCTGGAGTATTCGCTTGACCTCGGCGGCCGTTGCGCGGGCCGAGTCTATGAGCGTGACCCCCTTACCCATAACCCCGGCTATGAGCGGTTTCAAGAGGGGGTAGTGCGTGCACCCGAGCACCAGGATGTCTATCTCTTCTTTTTTAAAGTTCGCGAGGTAGCTCTCCGCGGTGAGACGGGTCACGTCGTTATCCAGCCACCCTTCCTCCGCGAGCGGCACGAAGAGCGGGCAGGCTTTCATGTAAACGGCCGTCTTGGAGTCGATGGCCTTTATGGCGTCGAAGTAGGCGCCGCTCTTTATTGTGGCCTCGGTCCCGATAACGCCGATCCGTTTGGCCATGGTGGCCTCGGCAGCCGTAGCCGCGCCCGGCTCTATAACGCCCACCACCGGGACGTCGAGGGCCTCCTTGAGCGCGGGTAGGGCGTAGGCGGAGGCCGTGTTGCAGGCCACGACGAGCATCTTTATCCCCTTACCCTTCATGAACCCGGCGACCTCGAGCGAGTAGCGTATGACCGCCTCGCCCGACTTCGTCCCGTAGGGGACGCGCGCCGTGTCGCCAAGGTATATGGTCTCCTCTCCGGGCAGGAGCGTGCGGACCTCCCTTAAGACGGTGAGCCCCCCGATGCCGGAGTCGAATACCCCTATGCGTCCCTCTTTCGCCATATATGAAGTCTATGTAATAGCCGGATTATTGTCAACGAAAAACGTAGTGCCGTGCTATAATCGTCTTGGCGGGTACGGTCGCATAAAGGAGGTTTTCCGTCATGGACAGGGATAGGAAAAAATACCTGAACGAACTCGAAAGGGTGCACCGCCGGATAAAGGGGCTCTTCCGGGAGCTTGAGCCGATAATAGAGGCCGGGAAGGTCGAGGATATCACCAGCCTCAGGAGGGGGCTCAACTCGCTCGAGGCCGAGCTCGTCGCGCACGTAAGGAGCGAGGACGAGGTCTTCTACAGGGACCTCAGGGAGGGGGCGGTACGCAAGGCCCAGGAGGCGCTCATCCCGGCACTGGACCTCTTCATGGACTCCATGAACGAGGTGAGCGGGAGGGCCGTTCACTTCTTCGAGAGGTACGGGGACGACCGGGAGATACTCGCCGACACGGCGGGTTTTGTCCTGATGCTCAAGGGCTTGAGGGAAGACATCCTCCGGAGGATCGAGAGCGAGGAGGGGAGCCTCTTCTATATCTACAGGGCCTACTTCTTCGATAAACCCTGATGGAAAATGAGGATATAGCAGGTATATTCAACGAGATAGCGGACATACTCGAGATAAAGGGGGAGAACCCCTTCCGCGTCCGCTCCTACCGTAACGCCGCCCTCGTCGTCGAGGGTCTGGCCGTAAGCCTGAACTCCGTACCCGAAGGCGACCTCGAAAAGATCCCCGCCGTAGGCAAGAGCATACACGAAAAGATAGTCGAGATGCTCAGGACCGGCAGGTGCGCTGCTCACGACGAGCTCCTTCGGGAGACCCCCGAGGGGCTCCTCGAAATGCTGAAACTCTCCGGCGTCGGCCCGAAGAAGGTGGCCCTCTTATATAAAAAACTCGGCATAGAGAGCGTGGAGGCGCTCGAAGAGGCGGCCCGTGCCGGAGCGCTCAGGACGCTGCCGGGGATGGGGGAGAAGAGCGAGCTGAAGATAATAAAGGCCATAGAGAAATATAAAAACCTGATGGAGGGGTCGGACAGGTTCCCGCTCGTGGTGGCGCTTGCGTACGCGCACTCCTATGTGGACTACATCAAAGGGCTCGATGGCGTGATCGAGGCCGAGCCCGCCGGGAGTTTAAGGCGCTGGCAGGAGACCATCGGAGACGTGGATATACTGGTAACCTGCCAAAAGGGAGTGCCGGTGATGGACCGCTTCGTAGCCTACCCCGAGGTCGAGGAGGTCGCGGCAAAGGGGGAGACCAGGTCCACCGTAATACTTAAAAACGGCCTGCAGGTGGACCTCCGCGTTATGGAGGAAGAGTGTTTAGGCTCGGCACGTCAGCACTTTACCGGCTCCAAGGCCCATAACATAGCCGTCCGCGAGAGGGCCGGCAGGATGGGGCTCAAGGTGAACGAGTACGGGGTATTTAATGAGAAGACGGGAGAGCGCGTTGCGGGCCGGACAGAAGAAGAGGTCTACGAGGCCGTCGGGCTCAAGTGGATGCCGCCCGAGCTGCGCGAGAACCGGGGAGAGATAGAGGCTGCGGAACGGGGGAAAAAACTACCGCACCTCGTAGAGCTTAAGGATATAAAAGGCGACCTCCATGCGCATACGACTGCGAGCGACGGGGCGAGCACCATCGAAGAGCTTGCCCGAGCCGCCATGGCCATGGGCTACGAGTACATCGCCGTAACCGACCACTCGAAGGCCGTCGGCATTGCAAACGGCCTCGACGAGAAGAGGCTCCTGAGGCAGATAGGCGAGATAGACGCCTTTAACGAAAAGCTCGAGGAGCGGGGCGAACGGTTCAGGGTGCTCAAGGGGACGGAGGTCGATATAAAGGCCGACGGCACGCTGGACTTTCCCGAAGACGTACTAAAAAAACTCGACTGCGTGGTCGGGGCCGTGCACTCGGGGTTCGATATGGAGCGGGAGGTCATGACCGAGAGGATTATAAAGGGGATGAGTACCGGCAGCCTCAATATCCTCGCCCACCCGACCGGCAGGCTCATAGGCATAAGGGAGCCCTACGAGCTCGATATCGAGCGGGTGGTCGCCGCGGCGGCCGAGTACGGCGTGGCCCTTG
Proteins encoded in this region:
- a CDS encoding hemerythrin domain-containing protein, with amino-acid sequence MDRDRKKYLNELERVHRRIKGLFRELEPIIEAGKVEDITSLRRGLNSLEAELVAHVRSEDEVFYRDLREGAVRKAQEALIPALDLFMDSMNEVSGRAVHFFERYGDDREILADTAGFVLMLKGLREDILRRIESEEGSLFYIYRAYFFDKP
- the murI gene encoding glutamate racemase, yielding MAKEGRIGVFDSGIGGLTVLREVRTLLPGEETIYLGDTARVPYGTKSGEAVIRYSLEVAGFMKGKGIKMLVVACNTASAYALPALKEALDVPVVGVIEPGAATAAEATMAKRIGVIGTEATIKSGAYFDAIKAIDSKTAVYMKACPLFVPLAEEGWLDNDVTRLTAESYLANFKKEEIDILVLGCTHYPLLKPLIAGVMGKGVTLIDSARATAAEVKRILQEKGLVRDADPAFPAAPPEFFVTDSPERFATVGKRFFGDGLVSAELVRLGDS
- a CDS encoding GerMN domain-containing protein codes for the protein MPPKKKRKLKKRKKGSRLPSPLPLSVVIATLVTFAAGALFMIYFGDRLFSPTAPNSTPDSTPKKTVATAKTEKTEKTGEKPAVKKPASRTIKLFFGDYEGKELIAEKSGIRKGTVEAELKRAVEALLKGPVSGRDGIIETIPEGVKLLSLKVRKRTAVVDLSREIIDNHFGGSSAELQTVYSLVNTLTLNFPSIDTVRIMIEGKSEPTIAGHIIISNPLKPNRKLIKG
- the polX gene encoding DNA polymerase/3'-5' exonuclease PolX, giving the protein MENEDIAGIFNEIADILEIKGENPFRVRSYRNAALVVEGLAVSLNSVPEGDLEKIPAVGKSIHEKIVEMLRTGRCAAHDELLRETPEGLLEMLKLSGVGPKKVALLYKKLGIESVEALEEAARAGALRTLPGMGEKSELKIIKAIEKYKNLMEGSDRFPLVVALAYAHSYVDYIKGLDGVIEAEPAGSLRRWQETIGDVDILVTCQKGVPVMDRFVAYPEVEEVAAKGETRSTVILKNGLQVDLRVMEEECLGSARQHFTGSKAHNIAVRERAGRMGLKVNEYGVFNEKTGERVAGRTEEEVYEAVGLKWMPPELRENRGEIEAAERGKKLPHLVELKDIKGDLHAHTTASDGASTIEELARAAMAMGYEYIAVTDHSKAVGIANGLDEKRLLRQIGEIDAFNEKLEERGERFRVLKGTEVDIKADGTLDFPEDVLKKLDCVVGAVHSGFDMEREVMTERIIKGMSTGSLNILAHPTGRLIGIREPYELDIERVVAAAAEYGVAL